A region of Armatimonadota bacterium DNA encodes the following proteins:
- a CDS encoding HEAT repeat domain-containing protein encodes MKRSLWDRLFHGEDEEFDEGEDETLAVAAAAQALQPTPPPTPPVDLGPTPPIADPARSAPEQPTSSLRAVRAWAGAEAVELLGELSPAARDRAAEALQIWHDADTQLIACARHTGAITDASATLTAGPLSTQEFAPDLAALAQVTEAQRLALDNLLVINRGRAHEWVLAAVQTQRQWGPENVIRLFNALRIGPLTLADLQSRLRSMDAGPRAWAAEALGALDDPDAVGALLNLLKDPDPAVRVAAVASLGRKADITTLHALGQVVKRDPDWLVRLKAISAAESFTGDEAIGFWHDLLRDVPWWRELQVLDNVTHADPTRPTPPREMPVGTYEKVRRTVLETLFGRIEAELPNADPAHRGWMMDVLGDTGDERAVPLLSSALQDVEQEVRLKALHSLGRIGTPAVVDLLLPALKDQHSQVRIQAAEALGECNDFRAVEPLLDAFQDSNQFVRAAVTVAIGKIVDTRALKPLIAALNDPDKDVRDQTQAAIQRMSDPRTMTVINGMLEAGGLKKPLR; translated from the coding sequence ATCGCCGATCCCGCTCGGTCCGCACCGGAGCAGCCCACTTCGTCGCTCCGCGCCGTGCGCGCGTGGGCCGGCGCCGAGGCCGTGGAACTCCTCGGCGAGCTGAGCCCCGCAGCGCGGGACCGCGCTGCGGAGGCGCTTCAGATATGGCACGATGCCGACACCCAGCTCATAGCGTGCGCCAGACACACAGGCGCCATCACTGACGCTTCCGCGACTCTGACTGCCGGCCCGCTTTCGACGCAGGAGTTCGCTCCGGACCTTGCCGCGCTCGCCCAGGTGACGGAGGCCCAGCGCCTCGCCCTCGACAACCTGCTCGTCATCAACCGCGGGCGGGCCCACGAATGGGTGCTCGCGGCGGTTCAGACGCAGCGCCAGTGGGGCCCCGAGAACGTAATCAGGCTGTTCAACGCGCTTCGCATTGGACCGCTCACGCTGGCGGATCTCCAGAGTCGCCTTCGCAGCATGGACGCCGGCCCGCGGGCCTGGGCCGCCGAGGCTCTGGGCGCACTGGACGACCCGGACGCCGTGGGGGCGCTGCTGAACCTGCTGAAAGATCCGGATCCCGCCGTTCGCGTCGCGGCCGTCGCATCGCTCGGCCGCAAGGCGGACATCACGACGCTGCACGCCCTCGGGCAGGTGGTCAAACGTGACCCCGATTGGCTCGTCCGCTTGAAGGCCATCAGCGCAGCCGAGTCCTTCACTGGGGATGAGGCTATCGGCTTCTGGCACGACCTCCTGCGCGATGTTCCCTGGTGGCGGGAGTTGCAGGTCCTGGACAACGTGACGCACGCGGATCCCACGCGGCCCACGCCGCCGCGTGAGATGCCGGTCGGCACGTATGAAAAGGTCCGCCGCACCGTTCTGGAAACGCTGTTCGGGCGCATCGAAGCGGAATTGCCGAACGCCGACCCCGCCCATCGCGGCTGGATGATGGACGTGCTGGGCGATACCGGTGACGAGCGCGCCGTTCCCCTGCTCTCAAGCGCCTTGCAGGACGTCGAGCAGGAGGTTCGCCTCAAGGCGCTGCACAGCCTCGGGCGCATCGGGACGCCGGCGGTCGTGGACCTTCTGCTCCCGGCGCTCAAAGACCAGCACTCGCAGGTGCGCATCCAGGCGGCCGAGGCGCTCGGAGAATGCAACGATTTTCGCGCCGTTGAACCGCTCCTGGATGCATTTCAGGACAGCAATCAGTTCGTGCGCGCCGCCGTCACCGTGGCCATCGGAAAAATCGTGGACACGCGGGCCCTCAAACCACTCATCGCCGCACTCAACGATCCGGACAAGGACGTGCGCGACCAGACGCAGGCCGCCATTCAACGGATGTCCGATCCGCGCACAATGACCGTTATCAACGGCATGCTCGAAGCCGGAGGCCTCAAGAAACCCCTTCGGTGA